A genomic region of Ruficoccus amylovorans contains the following coding sequences:
- the metF gene encoding methylenetetrahydrofolate reductase [NAD(P)H], whose product MNKPGRAISDMLTAGEPVFSVEFYPPKTEEGARQMLRTAKSLSAFRPDFVSITYGAGGSTRERTLEYGELMRDLFHFEVMPHLTCVGHSRDELAAMLERFQQAGFRNIMTLRGDPPKGKTDFQPHPDGLAHASELVAFIRERFPHFCLGVAGYPEKHPEAPSLESDLAHLKHKVDQGADFITTQLFFDNADYFVFVDKCRALGIEKPIIPGILPALSLDQVTKFCGFCQAKLPSGLVRRLEAVAGDEDAERRVGVEWAHEQVKQLLEAGAPGVHLYILNRSASAIDLVQALHNDGILRA is encoded by the coding sequence ATGAACAAACCTGGTCGCGCCATTTCCGACATGCTGACGGCGGGGGAACCCGTTTTTTCCGTCGAATTCTACCCCCCCAAGACCGAGGAGGGAGCCCGCCAGATGCTCCGCACGGCCAAGTCCCTGTCGGCCTTCCGGCCGGACTTCGTCTCGATCACCTACGGGGCCGGGGGCTCGACCCGCGAACGCACGCTCGAGTATGGCGAGCTTATGCGCGACCTGTTCCACTTCGAGGTCATGCCGCACCTGACCTGCGTCGGCCACTCGCGAGACGAGCTGGCCGCCATGCTGGAGCGTTTCCAGCAGGCAGGCTTCCGCAACATCATGACCCTGCGCGGCGACCCGCCTAAGGGCAAAACCGACTTCCAGCCCCACCCTGACGGCCTCGCCCACGCCTCCGAGCTGGTGGCCTTCATCCGCGAACGCTTCCCGCACTTCTGCCTCGGCGTGGCGGGCTATCCCGAAAAGCATCCCGAGGCGCCCAGCCTGGAATCGGACCTCGCGCACCTGAAGCACAAAGTCGATCAGGGGGCGGACTTCATCACGACACAGCTCTTTTTCGACAACGCCGACTACTTCGTCTTCGTGGACAAGTGCCGTGCCCTCGGCATCGAGAAGCCGATCATCCCCGGCATCCTCCCGGCCCTCTCGCTCGATCAGGTGACGAAGTTCTGCGGCTTTTGCCAGGCGAAGCTCCCGTCCGGGCTTGTCCGCCGCCTCGAAGCCGTCGCCGGAGACGAGGACGCCGAGCGCCGCGTCGGCGTGGAGTGGGCACATGAGCAGGTCAAGCAACTGCTGGAAGCGGGCGCACCCGGCGTCCACCTCTACATCCTCAACCGTTCGGCCTCCGCCATCGACCTGGTACAGGCGCTCCACAACGACGGCATCCTTCGCGCCTGA
- a CDS encoding HAD family hydrolase, translated as MADFKHIRGVIFDMDGLMLDTERLFRRAYQQAAMEVGVDFPDELYAAMIGHRADSSQRIMREGLGADAPCEEIIEGARRHYYALLEKGGVPIRPGLLDTLDYLDEISLPRAVATSTHEGLSRSKLTATGLIKRLPVIVSGDQVPNGKPAPDIYLRAAELLGLAPEDCLVLEDSPTGLEGAYRAGMMPVLIPDLQTPTALMREQAAFIFPSLREFAAAFRQGREAQVTA; from the coding sequence ATGGCAGATTTCAAGCATATCCGCGGCGTTATCTTTGACATGGACGGGCTCATGCTCGACACGGAACGCCTGTTCCGGCGGGCCTATCAGCAGGCGGCGATGGAAGTCGGGGTGGACTTTCCGGACGAGCTCTACGCCGCCATGATCGGCCATCGCGCCGACTCCAGCCAGCGTATCATGCGTGAGGGGTTGGGGGCGGATGCTCCCTGTGAGGAGATTATCGAGGGGGCGCGGCGGCATTACTATGCTTTGTTGGAAAAAGGTGGCGTGCCCATTCGCCCCGGCCTGTTGGATACGCTGGACTACCTGGACGAGATTTCCCTGCCGCGCGCCGTGGCCACCTCGACTCACGAGGGGCTGAGCCGCAGCAAGCTCACGGCCACCGGGCTGATCAAGCGTCTGCCCGTGATCGTGAGTGGCGACCAGGTGCCCAACGGCAAGCCCGCCCCCGATATTTACCTGCGGGCGGCGGAGTTGCTCGGGCTGGCCCCGGAGGATTGTCTCGTGCTGGAGGATTCACCGACGGGGTTGGAGGGGGCTTACCGGGCGGGAATGATGCCCGTGCTGATTCCCGACCTGCAGACGCCGACAGCGTTGATGCGTGAGCAGGCGGCGTTCATTTTTCCGTCGTTGCGCGAGTTCGCCGCGGCTTTTCGCCAGGGGCGGGAAGCTCAGGTAACGGCTTAA
- the yidD gene encoding membrane protein insertion efficiency factor YidD, producing the protein MNPSASLPARAAAALVVVYQLVFSPMKRMLLGPNAGCRFHPTCSEYARISLLRFGLWRGSWMALLRIFRCHPFHPGGHDPVPEKTGRSTLLMRSGAMKR; encoded by the coding sequence GTGAACCCTTCAGCCAGCCTGCCCGCCCGCGCGGCGGCCGCCCTCGTGGTGGTCTATCAGCTCGTGTTTTCTCCCATGAAACGCATGCTGCTCGGGCCGAACGCAGGCTGCCGTTTTCACCCGACCTGCTCGGAGTATGCCCGTATAAGCCTGTTGCGCTTCGGGCTGTGGCGCGGAAGCTGGATGGCGCTGCTGCGGATTTTCCGCTGCCATCCCTTTCACCCAGGCGGCCACGACCCGGTACCGGAAAAAACCGGCCGATCTACCCTGCTGATGCGCAGTGGAGCTATGAAACGCTAG
- the rpmH gene encoding 50S ribosomal protein L34, producing the protein MQPTYRPHRVKRVRKFGFRARMKTRGGRMVLAARRAKGRKRLTQV; encoded by the coding sequence ATGCAACCAACCTATCGTCCGCACCGCGTGAAGCGCGTCCGCAAGTTCGGCTTTCGCGCCCGTATGAAGACCCGTGGGGGCCGCATGGTCCTCGCCGCCCGTCGCGCCAAGGGCCGCAAGCGCCTGACTCAGGTCTGA
- a CDS encoding nucleoside 2-deoxyribosyltransferase: MANTPSLNIYFAGELFTHKDLAGNALLAEAISDLSDQRYCSVLPQNLARPGSTPRQLRDYNLLNLLECDLALFCFDGDDLDSGTVVEYMMAKFADIPTVIVRSDFRTGVGDAKDYPWNLMACFYPRTEVEIIDAMSIYQNIFKEFPLTEAADMLIERRSSDVAKTLVRVIAQAVVDAFDRVLETPSRMTPDQAEAVYAWLVQMPGFGEDIEHIRQVLSNALQRKRKRGLLP, translated from the coding sequence ATGGCCAACACACCCTCACTGAATATCTACTTCGCCGGAGAGCTTTTCACCCACAAGGATCTCGCTGGCAACGCGCTGCTGGCCGAGGCGATTTCCGACCTGTCCGACCAGCGCTATTGCAGCGTCCTGCCCCAGAATCTGGCCCGCCCGGGCAGCACCCCGCGCCAGCTTCGCGACTACAACCTGCTCAACCTGCTCGAATGCGACCTGGCCCTGTTCTGCTTCGACGGGGACGACCTGGACTCGGGCACCGTGGTCGAGTACATGATGGCCAAATTCGCCGACATCCCGACCGTCATCGTGCGCAGCGACTTCCGCACCGGCGTAGGCGACGCCAAAGACTACCCCTGGAACCTCATGGCCTGCTTCTACCCGCGCACCGAGGTCGAGATCATCGACGCCATGAGCATCTACCAGAACATTTTCAAGGAGTTCCCGCTGACCGAGGCCGCCGACATGCTGATCGAGCGCCGCAGCTCCGACGTGGCCAAGACCCTCGTACGCGTCATCGCCCAGGCGGTCGTGGACGCCTTCGACCGCGTGCTGGAAACGCCTTCGCGCATGACCCCGGATCAGGCCGAGGCCGTTTACGCCTGGCTGGTGCAGATGCCCGGCTTCGGGGAGGATATTGAACACATCCGCCAGGTCCTCAGCAACGCCCTCCAGCGCAAGCGCAAGCGCGGGCTGCTGCCGTGA
- a CDS encoding type IV pilus twitching motility protein PilT: protein MSTPPVMYDPQKKVYRANDTRYSIIDLLASAIDPEYMTNGIPRISDFHLKVGEPVRFRMDEDLHAIHEGEIVTPELSEALIYPLLPENDRKVMQDNPMADIDCGYGLETEQGIYSFRINAFRDNDGLAAVIRLLPPRIPEVHECGFPSELVWKRIVGMRQGLVIVSGVTGSGKSTTIASLIQTINRSRSQRIITLEDPVEYMFKSNRSLISQRELGRHVNSFPEGLRSALREDPDIILVGEIRDLETASLALTAAETGHLVFSTLHTRDCLGALTRLIDMFPTARERELCTQLSFSLSYVLSQKLIPRADGNGRLVAMEVFRNTAQMSNFLRTNKLHQIYSSIETGGEHGMVTMERRLLNLFEDGLISRADAIMHANRDDIVDRLPPA, encoded by the coding sequence ATGTCCACGCCCCCCGTCATGTACGACCCTCAAAAAAAGGTCTATCGCGCCAACGACACCCGCTACAGCATCATCGACCTGCTGGCCAGCGCCATCGACCCGGAGTACATGACCAATGGCATCCCGCGCATCTCGGACTTCCACCTCAAGGTGGGCGAGCCGGTGCGCTTCCGCATGGACGAGGATTTGCACGCCATTCACGAGGGCGAAATCGTCACCCCGGAACTGAGCGAAGCCCTCATCTACCCCCTGCTCCCGGAGAACGACCGCAAGGTCATGCAGGACAACCCGATGGCCGACATCGACTGCGGTTACGGGCTGGAGACTGAGCAGGGCATTTACAGTTTTCGTATCAACGCCTTCCGCGACAACGACGGGCTGGCCGCCGTCATCCGGCTGCTGCCCCCGCGCATCCCCGAGGTGCATGAGTGCGGCTTCCCCAGCGAGCTGGTCTGGAAGCGGATCGTGGGCATGCGGCAAGGGTTGGTCATCGTCTCCGGGGTCACCGGCAGCGGTAAGTCCACCACCATCGCCAGCCTGATCCAGACCATCAACCGCAGCCGCTCCCAGCGCATCATCACCCTGGAAGACCCGGTCGAGTACATGTTCAAGAGCAACCGCTCGCTCATCTCGCAGCGGGAACTGGGCCGGCACGTCAACTCTTTCCCCGAGGGCCTGCGCAGCGCCCTGCGCGAAGACCCTGACATCATCCTCGTGGGCGAAATCCGCGACCTGGAAACGGCTTCGCTCGCCCTGACCGCCGCCGAAACCGGGCACCTGGTTTTTTCCACCCTGCATACCCGCGACTGTCTCGGGGCGCTGACCCGCCTGATCGACATGTTCCCGACCGCCCGCGAGCGCGAGCTGTGCACCCAGCTCTCCTTCAGCCTGAGCTACGTGCTGAGCCAGAAGCTCATCCCCCGCGCCGACGGAAACGGCCGGCTCGTGGCGATGGAAGTCTTCCGCAACACCGCGCAGATGAGCAATTTCCTGCGCACGAACAAGCTTCACCAGATTTACTCATCCATCGAAACCGGCGGCGAACACGGCATGGTCACGATGGAACGGCGCCTGCTCAACCTCTTCGAGGATGGCCTGATCTCACGCGCCGACGCCATCATGCACGCCAATCGCGACGACATCGTTGACCGCCTCCCGCCTGCGTAG
- the yidC gene encoding membrane protein insertase YidC has protein sequence MDKKNLVLGLLFLGGAFFTIFWQGRQAQERALQQQLNQPAAQKVQTAEAGATEEAPATAAKPATPAGKPAPGDTTRDFFLQSENNAQDIEPVHAEAPEELITLENEAIRVTFTTRGGAIKHVEFVAIGHDGELKFPATIDSEQPYVFNAGGILPALAISFDMDGDGVPDEFAPQYKVSYHSNDEGRVNFELVTDYGLRIKRGYQLQGSGTDKDPYVIQHTIAFVNESGSSFNQNDIFVNVGTAPPTEGDVWGEYLNFGYYNGDSAEFIKMKKFKGSKGFLGIGKKSPVSVVEESVADVQWGAIKNQFFTGVLTPTEPGIGIYAKPAPLGQAIDDPEAEEGMTGAIRFRLDALPQGEQQLFHMQYYVGPKEYTRLADLGDRQDLVMQFGFFGAISKVLLYAMIWIHGVIVHVAPTWGWGFTIIIVTVIIKTLLYPLTQVQVRSAKRMSKIQPLMQEIREKYKDQPQELQKRTMELFKEHRVNPAAGCLPLLLQIPIFFSFYFMLRTASELRFAPFLWIPDLSIPDTVGYIAGFPINPLPLLMGITMFFQMQMTPTPTTDNMQRTLFKFMPLVFLFFCYNFPAGLVLYWTCQNLFTIGQQWITNRRKDDEEETGTDKPASGPKKPTFTDRVKAAREEQQAAKRRLTGKGLPQQKKKKR, from the coding sequence ATGGATAAAAAGAACCTCGTCCTCGGCCTGCTATTTTTAGGCGGCGCCTTCTTCACAATCTTCTGGCAGGGGCGCCAAGCCCAGGAACGCGCCCTCCAGCAGCAGCTTAACCAGCCCGCCGCCCAGAAGGTCCAAACCGCCGAAGCCGGCGCAACGGAGGAAGCTCCCGCCACCGCGGCCAAACCCGCGACACCCGCGGGCAAGCCCGCTCCCGGCGACACCACGCGCGACTTTTTCCTCCAGTCCGAGAACAACGCCCAGGACATCGAACCGGTCCATGCCGAGGCACCGGAGGAGCTGATCACGCTGGAGAACGAGGCCATCCGCGTCACTTTCACCACCCGGGGCGGGGCCATCAAGCACGTCGAGTTCGTGGCCATCGGCCATGACGGCGAGCTGAAGTTCCCGGCCACCATCGACTCCGAGCAGCCCTACGTCTTCAATGCCGGAGGCATCCTTCCGGCGCTGGCCATCAGCTTTGACATGGACGGCGACGGCGTGCCCGACGAGTTTGCGCCCCAGTACAAGGTCAGCTACCACTCCAACGATGAAGGCCGCGTCAACTTCGAGCTGGTGACCGACTACGGCCTGCGCATCAAGCGCGGCTACCAGCTTCAGGGCTCGGGCACCGACAAGGACCCCTACGTCATCCAGCACACCATCGCCTTTGTCAACGAGTCCGGCTCCAGCTTCAACCAGAACGACATTTTCGTCAACGTCGGCACCGCTCCTCCCACCGAGGGCGACGTGTGGGGCGAATACCTGAACTTCGGCTACTACAACGGAGACAGCGCCGAGTTCATCAAGATGAAGAAGTTCAAGGGCAGCAAGGGCTTCCTGGGCATCGGCAAGAAGTCCCCTGTTTCCGTCGTCGAGGAAAGCGTCGCCGACGTGCAGTGGGGCGCGATCAAGAACCAGTTCTTCACCGGCGTACTCACCCCCACCGAGCCCGGCATCGGCATCTACGCCAAGCCCGCTCCGCTGGGCCAGGCCATTGACGACCCCGAAGCCGAGGAAGGCATGACCGGGGCCATCCGTTTCCGCCTCGACGCGCTCCCGCAGGGCGAGCAGCAGCTCTTCCACATGCAGTATTATGTCGGCCCCAAGGAGTACACCCGCCTGGCCGACCTCGGGGACCGCCAGGACCTGGTCATGCAGTTCGGCTTCTTCGGCGCGATCAGCAAGGTCCTGCTCTACGCCATGATCTGGATCCACGGCGTCATCGTGCACGTCGCGCCGACCTGGGGCTGGGGCTTCACCATCATCATCGTCACGGTCATCATCAAGACCCTGCTCTACCCGCTCACGCAGGTGCAGGTGCGCTCGGCCAAGCGTATGTCGAAGATCCAGCCGCTGATGCAGGAGATCCGCGAAAAGTACAAGGACCAGCCGCAGGAGCTCCAGAAGCGCACGATGGAGCTGTTCAAGGAGCACCGCGTGAATCCGGCCGCCGGCTGCCTGCCGCTGCTGCTTCAGATCCCGATCTTCTTCTCGTTCTACTTCATGCTGCGCACGGCCTCGGAGCTGCGTTTCGCGCCGTTCCTGTGGATTCCGGACCTTTCGATCCCGGACACGGTGGGCTACATCGCGGGCTTCCCGATCAATCCGCTGCCGCTGCTCATGGGCATCACGATGTTCTTCCAGATGCAGATGACCCCGACGCCGACCACGGACAACATGCAGCGCACGCTGTTCAAGTTCATGCCGTTGGTCTTCCTGTTCTTCTGCTATAACTTCCCGGCCGGCCTCGTCCTGTACTGGACCTGCCAAAACCTCTTCACCATCGGCCAGCAGTGGATCACCAACCGCCGCAAGGACGACGAGGAAGAGACCGGTACCGACAAGCCCGCCAGCGGCCCGAAAAAGCCGACCTTCACCGACCGGGTGAAGGCCGCCCGCGAAGAGCAGCAGGCCGCCAAGCGCCGTCTCACCGGCAAGGGCCTGCCCCAGCAGAAAAAGAAAAAACGCTAA
- a CDS encoding C1 family peptidase, translated as MTGISLRRLWPLLLGLCLLAAPVLEAAAVIARLEAGGKIYTNVRVQEVLPDAIIIRHQQGIAKVPMADLPESWQAHFGYDPAKGEAYREELARQEEARRREQAQQDAARARETGTAGKSLSLADEMLPLFGTRPQLQERVDLRPEFQEMGLYAKSQGRRPSCAVFSVVSALEYQQGRNSGEPRRLSEEYLIWATRKSLGLAQARIVDGEEMSGDADLGFNLMEVVQALRAYGIVEAEELPNTFGQSMAQIEDPSAEVVEKARNRRRVEAYWVSGRTPQERLDGIFHLLNHQVPVVVGMAWPNYAAVSRSPLIDDQSPRAGAGHAVTLVGYKCESGRPEDALFQFKNSWGPRWGNGGYGWVSWKYLRDNLQGAVFLDCE; from the coding sequence GTGACCGGCATCTCCCTCCGCAGACTCTGGCCCCTGCTGCTGGGGCTGTGTTTGCTGGCCGCTCCGGTGCTGGAGGCGGCTGCGGTGATCGCCAGGCTGGAGGCCGGAGGGAAAATTTATACCAATGTGCGCGTGCAGGAGGTGCTGCCGGACGCAATCATTATCCGGCACCAGCAGGGAATTGCCAAGGTGCCGATGGCGGACCTGCCCGAGAGCTGGCAAGCGCACTTCGGCTACGATCCGGCCAAGGGCGAAGCCTACCGCGAGGAGTTGGCCCGGCAGGAAGAAGCCCGCCGGCGCGAGCAGGCGCAGCAGGACGCTGCCCGAGCTCGCGAAACGGGTACGGCTGGCAAGTCGTTATCACTGGCCGATGAGATGTTGCCACTTTTTGGCACCCGTCCGCAGCTTCAGGAGCGGGTGGACCTGCGCCCGGAATTTCAGGAGATGGGCCTTTACGCCAAGAGTCAGGGGCGCCGTCCGAGTTGCGCGGTTTTTTCCGTGGTCAGCGCGCTGGAGTACCAGCAAGGGCGTAACAGCGGGGAGCCGCGCCGCCTCTCGGAGGAGTACCTGATCTGGGCCACCCGCAAGTCTCTCGGTCTGGCGCAGGCCCGGATCGTGGATGGCGAGGAGATGAGTGGCGACGCCGACCTCGGCTTTAACCTGATGGAGGTGGTACAGGCCTTGCGGGCTTACGGAATCGTCGAGGCGGAAGAGTTGCCGAATACCTTTGGCCAGTCGATGGCGCAGATCGAAGACCCTTCGGCGGAGGTGGTGGAAAAGGCTCGCAACCGCCGCCGGGTGGAGGCGTACTGGGTCAGCGGACGTACGCCGCAGGAGCGGCTGGACGGGATTTTTCACCTGCTCAACCACCAGGTCCCGGTCGTGGTCGGGATGGCCTGGCCGAACTACGCGGCGGTCTCACGTTCACCGTTGATCGACGACCAGAGCCCGCGGGCGGGGGCCGGGCATGCCGTCACCCTCGTCGGGTATAAGTGCGAGTCGGGACGTCCCGAGGACGCGCTTTTCCAGTTCAAGAACTCCTGGGGGCCGCGCTGGGGCAATGGCGGCTACGGCTGGGTTTCGTGGAAGTACCTCCGCGACAACCTGCAAGGCGCGGTCTTCCTCGACTGCGAGTAG
- a CDS encoding Nif3-like dinuclear metal center hexameric protein — translation MPRLEDLVTFCDERTNRSQITDFPPAMNGLQAANSGKVTKIGAAVDAGLVPFEMAATAGVDFLIVHHGMNWNPPMPLTGPNYRKVKQLLAADIAVYSSHLPLDLHREIGNNACIARRLGLEITDWFLPYEGNSIGAIIENVPLRPVLHQRIQELFPHTFTAIEAGPEQPRRMGLLSGSGQSAIAHLRAAGIDTFLTGELKQEHFNIAQEQSLNLYLGGHYATEVFGVMALAAEAAEKFGLEWEFLPTGCPL, via the coding sequence ATGCCTCGACTGGAAGACTTGGTAACCTTTTGTGACGAACGCACCAACCGCTCGCAAATCACCGACTTTCCCCCGGCCATGAACGGCCTCCAAGCCGCCAATTCCGGCAAGGTGACCAAGATCGGCGCCGCCGTGGATGCCGGGTTGGTCCCTTTTGAAATGGCGGCAACGGCGGGGGTGGACTTCCTCATCGTCCACCACGGCATGAACTGGAACCCGCCCATGCCCCTGACCGGCCCCAACTACCGGAAGGTCAAACAGTTGCTCGCCGCCGACATCGCCGTTTACAGCAGCCACCTGCCGCTGGACCTGCACCGCGAGATCGGCAACAACGCCTGCATCGCCCGGCGACTGGGGCTGGAAATCACCGACTGGTTCCTGCCCTACGAGGGCAACAGCATCGGTGCGATCATCGAAAACGTCCCCCTGCGCCCCGTCCTGCACCAGCGCATCCAGGAGCTTTTCCCTCACACCTTCACGGCGATTGAGGCTGGCCCCGAGCAGCCCCGGCGCATGGGCCTGCTCTCCGGCAGCGGCCAGTCCGCCATTGCCCACCTCCGGGCCGCCGGGATCGACACCTTCCTCACCGGCGAGCTCAAGCAGGAGCATTTCAACATCGCCCAGGAGCAGAGCCTGAACCTCTATCTCGGCGGCCACTACGCGACCGAAGTCTTCGGCGTCATGGCGCTCGCCGCTGAGGCCGCCGAAAAATTCGGCCTGGAGTGGGAATTTCTCCCCACCGGCTGCCCGCTTTAA
- the rnpA gene encoding ribonuclease P protein component, giving the protein MRYRAAQHLRTRADFDRSRREGFRADNGAFIMRIYPPREGTPPGQRRFGVIASRRVGNAVKRNRAKRQMREIFRLNQHCLPPECDVLIIVRSQFDQLTFDELQERYLRSAKKCRLS; this is encoded by the coding sequence ATGCGCTACCGGGCCGCTCAGCACCTGCGCACGCGGGCTGATTTCGACCGGTCGCGCCGCGAAGGCTTCCGGGCCGACAACGGCGCTTTTATCATGCGCATCTATCCTCCCCGCGAGGGCACACCGCCAGGCCAGCGCCGTTTTGGCGTGATCGCCTCGCGCCGGGTGGGCAACGCCGTCAAGCGCAACCGGGCCAAACGCCAGATGCGCGAGATTTTCCGGCTCAACCAGCACTGCCTGCCGCCGGAATGCGACGTGCTCATCATTGTCCGTTCCCAATTTGACCAACTGACTTTCGACGAATTGCAGGAGCGATACCTGCGTTCGGCGAAAAAATGCCGCCTTTCGTGA
- a CDS encoding YebC/PmpR family DNA-binding transcriptional regulator, with protein MSGHSKWATIKRAKAAVDAKRGKIFSVLSKELTIAAREGGGDPNFNPRLRTCMLKAKAANMPADNIDKAIKKGTGELPGISYEELVYEGYAPGGVGIIVEVTTDNKNRSASEVRSTFTKCNGNLAGAGALAFNFQKKGQFIIAGDATDEDTLMEVVLEAGAEDVENAGDHFEVTCEIGEYHTISKALEEKGIACESSEIAYLPNNEVTVTDKDIAKQILRLVDMLEDLEDVKAVHSNFDIDESLLG; from the coding sequence ATGTCCGGACACAGCAAATGGGCCACCATCAAGCGCGCTAAAGCGGCGGTTGACGCCAAGCGCGGCAAAATTTTCAGCGTCCTTTCCAAGGAACTGACCATCGCCGCCCGCGAAGGCGGTGGTGACCCGAACTTCAACCCCCGGCTGCGCACCTGCATGCTCAAGGCCAAGGCGGCCAACATGCCCGCCGACAACATCGACAAGGCCATCAAAAAGGGCACCGGCGAACTGCCCGGCATCAGCTACGAGGAACTCGTTTACGAAGGCTACGCCCCGGGCGGAGTCGGCATCATCGTCGAAGTCACCACCGACAACAAAAACCGCAGCGCCTCCGAAGTCCGCAGCACCTTCACCAAGTGCAACGGCAACCTCGCCGGGGCCGGGGCGCTCGCCTTCAATTTCCAGAAAAAAGGGCAGTTCATCATCGCGGGCGATGCCACCGACGAGGACACCCTGATGGAAGTCGTCCTTGAGGCCGGGGCCGAGGATGTCGAAAACGCCGGCGACCACTTCGAAGTCACCTGTGAGATCGGCGAGTACCACACCATTTCCAAGGCACTGGAGGAAAAGGGCATCGCCTGCGAATCCTCCGAAATCGCCTACCTGCCCAATAACGAGGTCACCGTCACCGACAAGGACATCGCCAAACAGATCCTGCGACTGGTGGACATGCTCGAAGACCTCGAAGACGTCAAAGCCGTCCACAGCAACTTCGATATCGACGAGTCTCTGCTGGGTTGA
- the hpsJ-A gene encoding HpsJ-like protein, cyanoexosortase A-associated, which produces MSSSLLSLPPDDRTTARSYLRIVGWALLVLGLIDYAYILLGTDWMNPVSEMRTAGRLAEHVLLPLLGVLLLLIPAGDKFTPAEARARARLGKLSLLLAVLNLALVPFVLISGIRIHRALDKQTTAWVEKQEQMTQGAIGKLNDKRSREDVVAFVQPLPLDENMFFEPDLQVLKGNLAERFNEINTGNIERAESSLSARLRQIWTDAFKWTVTALIGAAAFWLIGWKSRRYARLAAAARHKK; this is translated from the coding sequence ATGTCATCCAGCTTGCTGTCGCTACCTCCGGACGACCGGACAACTGCGCGCAGTTATCTGCGTATTGTCGGTTGGGCTCTGCTTGTACTGGGGCTGATCGACTATGCCTATATCTTGCTCGGAACGGATTGGATGAATCCGGTTTCCGAAATGCGTACCGCGGGCCGTCTGGCCGAACACGTGCTCCTGCCTCTGCTTGGGGTGTTGCTCCTGCTGATCCCGGCGGGCGACAAATTCACCCCGGCCGAAGCTCGTGCCCGCGCCCGCCTGGGCAAGCTTAGCCTGCTGCTGGCGGTGCTGAACCTGGCGTTGGTCCCCTTTGTGCTGATCAGTGGTATCCGTATCCACCGGGCTCTGGACAAGCAGACGACCGCGTGGGTGGAAAAGCAGGAGCAAATGACCCAGGGGGCCATCGGCAAGCTCAATGACAAGCGGTCCCGCGAGGATGTGGTCGCCTTTGTGCAGCCGCTCCCGCTGGATGAGAACATGTTTTTCGAGCCCGACCTGCAAGTGCTCAAGGGCAATCTGGCTGAGCGTTTCAATGAGATCAATACGGGCAATATCGAGCGAGCCGAGTCTTCGCTCAGTGCCCGGTTGCGCCAGATCTGGACCGATGCGTTCAAGTGGACCGTGACCGCACTGATCGGGGCGGCCGCCTTCTGGCTGATCGGCTGGAAAAGCCGTCGCTACGCCCGTCTGGCCGCCGCCGCCCGCCACAAGAAGTAG
- the aroQ gene encoding type II 3-dehydroquinate dehydratase translates to MKQIGILNGPNLNRLGKREPDIYGHATLDDLHAQLRKEATADGIELDCFQSNHEGELIDKLAAWADGGFVGAVINPGAFTHTSVALRDAIAGTGLRCVEVHISNIYRREEFRHKSLTAPVCEAVISGLGLHGYSAALAFLARE, encoded by the coding sequence ATGAAGCAAATCGGCATCCTCAACGGCCCCAACCTGAACCGGCTAGGCAAACGCGAGCCCGACATCTACGGCCATGCCACCCTCGACGACCTCCACGCCCAACTGCGTAAGGAGGCGACGGCCGACGGGATCGAGCTCGACTGCTTCCAGTCCAACCACGAGGGCGAACTGATCGACAAGCTCGCCGCCTGGGCCGATGGCGGATTCGTCGGCGCGGTCATCAACCCCGGCGCCTTCACCCATACCAGCGTGGCCCTGCGCGACGCCATCGCGGGGACCGGCCTGCGCTGCGTCGAGGTGCATATCTCAAACATCTACCGTCGCGAAGAATTTCGCCACAAGAGCTTGACCGCACCCGTTTGCGAAGCCGTCATCTCCGGCCTCGGCCTGCACGGCTACAGCGCCGCCCTCGCCTTTCTAGCGCGGGAATAG